One Pyrenophora tritici-repentis strain M4 chromosome 5, whole genome shotgun sequence DNA window includes the following coding sequences:
- a CDS encoding Endo-beta-mannanase: MYQAYIEAVISRYRTSNAVFAWELANEPRCTLCPTSVLTDWVRKTSDYIRSLDSDHMIAIGDEGFGLTGGISFPYLFLQGLDWETNLALPNISFGTFHFYPDSFLVGNAAGDGWIEAHARICQRLNKPCLFEEYGVKNKADHCPVEGNWQKTSLGLKDQGMAVDLFWQLGDTIVSEGRLTHDDGFTIYYGSEDWKCLVDEHVKAIG; encoded by the coding sequence ATGTACCAAGCCTACATCGAAGCCGTCATATCTCGCTACCGCACCTCGAATGCCGTGTTTGCATGGGAACTAGCCAACGAGCCGCGCTGCACCCTGTGTCCAACGTCAGTGCTGACAGATTGGGTCCGCAAAACGAGCGATTACATCCGCTCGCTCGACTCGGACCACATGATCGCCATTGGCGATGAAGGCTTTGGCCTCACGGGCGGCATTTCCTTCCCTTACCTATTCCTCCAAGGCTTAGATTGGGAGACTAACCTTGCCCTCCCCAACATCTCCTTTGGCACATTTCACTTCTACCCCGATAGTTTTCTCGTTGGCAATGCTGCTGGTGATGGTTGGATCGAAGCGCATGCCAGGATCTGTCAGCGGCTTAACAAGCCTTGTCTGTTTGAAGAATACGGTGTCAAGAATAAGGCGGACCATTGCCCTGTTGAAGGTAACTGGCAGAAGACAAGCTTGGGCTTGAAGGACCAGGGTATGGCTGTGGACCTATTTTGGCAGTTAGGGGACACAATCGTGAGCGAGGGGCGGTTGACGCATGACGATGGGTTCACGATTTATTATGGAAGTGAGGATTGGAAATGTTTGGTTGACGAACATGTCAAGGCTATCGGATAG
- a CDS encoding Endo-beta-mannanase yields MKIALFLALAAIVAALRAAVDVASRATVSKVDGLKFNIDGVTKYFSGTNAYWMPFLTNDSDVDSIMGHLANSGQRILRIWGFNDVETIPSAGTIYFQSFSGSSATINTGADGLQRLDAVVNSAEKHGIKLIINFVNNWDDYGGMKGR; encoded by the exons ATGAAGATAGCATTATTTCTTGCACTGGCTGCAATTGTGGCAGCACTGCGTGCTGCAGTTGATGTCGCGTCACGGGCCACGGTATCGAAGGTTGATGGGCTCAAGTTCAATATTGACGGGGTGACAAAGT ACTTCAGCGGAACCAACGCTTACTGGATGCCTTTCTTGACCAACGACAGCGATGTAGACAGTATCATGGGCCACCTTGCAAATTCTGGTCAGCGCATACTGCGTATATGGGGATTTAACGACGTGGAAACTATTCCTAGCGCAGGCACCATATACTTCCAGTCCTTCTCTGGTTCTTCGGCCACCATCAATACAGGCGCTGATGGACTTCAACGACTTGACGCTGTAGTCAACTCGGCTGAAAAGCACGGCATCAAGCTCATCATTAACTTTGTGAATAACTGGGATGACTATGGGGGCATGAAAGGCAGGTAA
- a CDS encoding PAT1 multi-domain protein, producing MAFNQHPPRGPATAGGAPNMAPDFNAMLQRSMQAPGQLQAQVQEPPRGPSPSMGYEGVYSATPPPQHGPNVLGGARGMAPQPILPVDLPPQAFLTSAMLLDMVDSMDSPLVCSGSMS from the exons ATGGCCTTCAATCAACACCCGCCCAGAGGCCCCGCGACGGCTGGAGGTGCCCCGAATATGGCCCCGGACTTCAATGCCATGCTCCAGCGCTCCATGCAAGCACCCGGCCAACTACAAGCCCAGGTCCAAGAACCTCCCCGAGGCCCGTCGCCGTCTATGG GGTATGAAGGTGTATACAGTgccacaccaccaccacaacaTGGTCCCAATGTGCTCGGTGGAGCCAGAGGGATGGCACCGCAGCCTATACTACCCGTCGATCTCCCACCGCAAGCCTTCCTGACATCGGCAATGCTCTTGGATATGGTGGACAGTATGGACTCCCCCTTGGTATGCTCGGGGAGTATGAGTTGA
- a CDS encoding FabG, Dehydrogenase with different specificities (related to short-chain alcohol dehydrogenase), which yields MAGLFKVFKNKWITPPKEVHEDYSGRNIIVTGATSGVGKEAVFKFAKLGAAKVIIAARDVKKGELTKASVEARLGRKGQLQVWELDMMSYDSVEAFARRATDLDHIDIAILNAGARRARYNQSVHGWEEDLQVNTLSTTLLAILLLPKLKQSKQHTGIIPVLEFVNSGLHQNAIVAPEVRQEPNLLNYFNQEEKHKEGSQYKFSKLFLMYAANKLAEETWSGDVIITSICPGMVNSDLGRDHFFPGVHILAFFLIFLFMRSVSQGANMVLSGTTQGERAHGRFWQHDRIQPTPPSLAGPDMREVGMRIWQEIIDALEKDVPGIRTAVDMALSKPRTPTTGSV from the coding sequence ATGGCTGGTCTATTCAAGGTGTTCAAAAACAAGTGGATCACTCCGCCAAAGGAAGTCCACGAGGACTATAGTGGGAGAAACATCATCGTTACAGGAGCAACATCCGGCGTTGGCAAAGAAGCAGTCTTCAAATTTGCGAAACTGGGTGCTGCAAAAGTCATCATTGCGGCGCGAGATGTAAAGAAAGGAGAGCTGACCAAGGCTTCTGTTGAAGCCAGGCTGGGCCGGAAGGGTCAGCTGCAGGTGTGGGAGCTGGATATGATGTCCTACGACAGCGTTGAAGCATTCGCCAGGCGTGCGACCGATCTCGACCACATCGACATCGCTATTCTCAATGCTGGCGCTCGTCGAGCCCGATACAACCAGTCGGTACATGGCTGGGAAGAAGATTTACAGGTCAACACCCTGTCTACAACGCTGCTGGCCATTCTGCTTTTACCGAAGTTGAAACAGTCCAAACAACATACTGGTATCATTCCAGTGCTTGAGTTTGTCAACTCTGGTCTTCATCAAAATGCTATTGTCGCCCCAGAAGTCCGCCAAGAGCCTAATCTGCTCAATTACTTCAACCAGGAAGAGAAACACAAAGAGGGCAGCCAGTACAAGTTCTCCAAACTCTTCCTCATGTATGCAGCGAACAAGCTTGCTGAGGAGACATGGTCTGGCGACGTCATCATAACCAGCATATGTCCAGGAATGGTCAACAGCGACTTGGGACGGGATCATTTCTTCCCTGGCGTACATATTCTAGCCTTCTTTCTTATTTTCCTGTTTATGCGGTCGGTGTCGCAGGGGGCGAATATGGTATTGAGTGGAACGACACAGGGGGAGAGAGCGCACGGGAGGTTTTGGCAACACGACAGAATCCAACCCACTCCACCGAGTCTTGCAGGGCCGGACATGAGAGAGGTTGGCATGAGGATATGGCAGGAGATTATTGATGCGTTGGAGAAGGATGTTCCGGGTATCAGGACAGCGGTGGACATGGCATTGTCGAAGCCACGTACACCCACCACAGGTTCTGTGTGA